A stretch of DNA from Orcinus orca chromosome 3, mOrcOrc1.1, whole genome shotgun sequence:
AGGACAGCTCCAACTCTGCCCCGTCACTGGCTGTCGCGTGTCTGCAGCACCCGGGGCGCCACTGTGAAGGTTCTGTGGGTGGACGTGGGCAGCGCGTGGGGTCTTGGCTCGGGGGCGCTGCCCCCCTCTGACCCTGGGAGGCTCACTcgtatccctccccgcccccacagTGGTGCTCATCGGGGACTCGGGCGTGGGGAAGAGCAACCTGCTGTCGCGCTTCACCCGCAACGAGTTCAACCTGGAGAGCAAGAGCACGATCGGCGTGGAGTTCGCCACCCGCAGCATCCAGGTGGACGGCAAGACCATCAAGGCACAGATCTGGGACACCGCCGGCCAGGAGCGCTACCGCGCCATCACCTCGGCGTGAGTGGCGGGGCCGGGGAGGCCGAGGGCCCCAAGAGATGGGTAGGagttgggctgggggtgggggcggaggaAGGGGAGAGCACAGACCTGAGAGCAGGGGGCGCAGGGTGGAGGGACAAGacccccaggagctgtgggacCCTCTGAAAGGCCAGTGCCCAGGCTTGGTCAGGCTGTGACCCCAGGTGGGCATGTCCCACAGCCCCTCTACCCCTGGCGTCCCACTGAGGCACTGCAGTGTTGCCGGGTGCTGGCTACACGGTGAGGGCTGTTATCAGGCTCTGCCCGCTCCCCAGCCTGCCTGCTCGGCCCGCCCTGCCCAGCCGTGTTCCCAGCCTTCCTTTTCCAGATGCAGCTCTGGCACCCCTGGCCCTCCTGTGGCCACCCCACCATCAGGACCCCCTCGACTGCCTCTTCCCTGACCCTCCCAACTCCTGGCCCTTCCCTGTCGGTCACTTGCTGTCTTCTGGAATCCCTCCACCGGGGCCTGGTCACCTTCTCGGCTCCTCGATCCCTTGGAGTGGATGTGCGTCCATCCATTTCCTTGGTGCTCTGGGCGGGCAGGGCCACGGCAGGCATTAGAGCTTCTGCCCTTTCCCTGCATAGTCACTGTTTTCCTCCTCCCCTTTTGATGGCTGACCCCGTGGGTGTCTTCTGATCCCAGATCCCAAACCTCCCTCCTTAGGCCTCCCCATTCCTGAGCTGAATCTGGGGAGTGGAGCTGGGGCCTCAGGACACGCACCCCTCCCTCGAGGCCCTGATGGCCACCCCTCGGGCCAAGGAGCCACTGCCCACAGAGACTGGGGGGCCCCCAGGGACACGGGCTCGGCTCACACCTGggccctgcccccatccctgcAGGTACTACCGTGGTGCCGTGGGTGCGCTGCTGGTGTATGATATCGCCAAGCACCTGACTTACGAGAACGTGGAGCGCTGGCTGAAGGAGCTGCGGGACCACGCCGACAGCAACATCGTCATCATGCTGGTGGGCAACAAGAGCGACCTGCGCCACTTGCGGGCCGTGCCCACGGATGAGGCCCGCGCCTTCGCAGGTGAGCGCACGCCGGGCCAGAGGGCATGGCCAGAGGGCTGCTAGGTGTCAGTCCGGGCCATCTGCTCTGGCCAGGGCCTCTAGGTGCCACACTTCTGAGAACAAGACTCTGACTGAAGCATCCGAGAAGCATCTGGAATGCAGGCAGCTCCCCTGCACCAGGTGCATCTTCCCTGGCCGTGCCCATGGCTGCAGGGGTGGGCATCTCCATCCTACCCCTTCGGCCCCAGCCCTTCATTTCCTGGGCCAGGTGAGCGGACAGGCAGCCACGGCCCCCAAGAGGAGGGTATAGGGGACCACCCTCCCCCGCCTCCACCAGCTGACTCACCTGGGCAAATATTCTCTCTTTCAGAAAAGAACAACTTGTCCTTCATTGAGACCTCAGCCTTGGATTCCACCAACGTAGAGGAAGCTTTCAAGAACATTCTCACAGGTGGTCACAGGGCCCAGCTGGGATCACAGAGGGTGGGCGTGGGAAGGGCACCAGCCACACGGGTCATGTGCTCCAGAACGCAGCCCCTGAAcctaccttccttccttaaaACTGCTGTTCAGTCTGGACACGAGGACAGACAGGGCACCTTGCACAGCGTGAGGCCAGATCCCACCCCTGCTGGCACTCAGGGCACAGAGACCCTCTCAGCCCAGCTCCCGTAGATGGGCCCTGCCATGGCTTCACTAGAGAACAGCCCACAGGGTCAGCTGGGGAGGCAGGTGGCCTCAGGGTCCCAGAGCCGCTGGGCTTCTGGGAGTTTCTCCTGAGGGAGGAGGGCCTCTGATCTTAAAGAATGCGATACCTGTGCTGGGAGTTACATCTGCAAACAGATATGGGTCCTTCCCTTGCTGAGTACACAGCCAGCATTGGGGATGGGCAGGGAGCCTCCAGGAGCCCAGCCCATGGCATGGCTCCCCCTGACGTGATGGGGGCGCACAGGGCACAGTGGGAGCCTTTGGAAGGGGTTCCAACTCAGCATCCAGGGCGCTACCGTGAGGAGGTGACATCCACATGAGTCCCGTGGGAGGGGGAGGTAACCGAGATTGGGGGCACACAGTGCATTCACCCTGTGTCgttctccccacccccgcccaccgCAGAGATCTACCGCATCGTGTCACAGAAGCAGATCGCGGACCGCGCAGCGCACGACGAGTCCCCCGGAAACAACGTGGTGGACATCAGCGTGCCACCCACCACCGACGGACAGAAACCCAACAAGCTGCAGTGCTGCCAGAACCTGTGACCGCCCCGCGCCTGGTCTCAGCGTGCGTGCACGTCCTCATCCTCCGCCCACCCCTCACTGCCctgtcctccctgcccaccccctccgcCCCTCTGTGACTGGCTCCTGCCCTCCCATCGAGCTCCGCACGAAGAACAGGAGTTGAACGGCATCTCCTGTCCCGCCCAAGGAAAGCTAGAAGCCCCGGCTGCTGCACCTGCTGTCCTTGGGTCCCAGTGGGCATCtcagcggggcggggaggggagggtggcaggATGGACCGGGCCGGCCAGAGGCCAAGAGGATGGGCACACCGAGCAGGCTTCTCCAGTTTTCCACGGTAGCCTCCGGGGAGCCATCGCCGCCCTCCCTCTCTGGCCAGCTGGCCCAGCTGGCCCCTGGTCCCCACCCAGAGCCCCATTCCAGGCTGAAGCCCGAGGAGCAAGGCGCCAGGGGCCAGGCAGACGGACACTCTTGGCTCTTGGCATCCCGCTCCCCCGCGCGCAGCCAGCAGCGCACATGCCTTCGACCTCTCCCGTGCGTGCGCAACTCCAGCTCCTGCCTGTAGATTTATGCTGGGAGAAGACCCTCTCCCCACCTTACCCTCCTTTTTGCACGCGGCGCgctctccacccaccaccccctccctgtGCCCTTCTCTCTGTCTTGTCTCCCTGTCTGGTCAGGAACCTGTTTGCAAGTGAAGCAATATCTCCGTGTTTTGTATATACAACCGCTCTTGTAgcctttggtttttttgttattgtagaGAAACACAGATTCTTTATACACTTTGTAAGATTTATGCCAAACCCTAGCTCTCGATCTCTTATTCTTCCTGTGGCCCCTGCACTGTTGTCCCGATGCCTCGTTTCTCTCGCCCGGTTACTAAAATGTATAATCCGACTTCCTGTACAGAAACCTGCCGCTGCgcctttgtcttctttctctccacCAGGCGGCGCTCCCGAGCCAGGGTCCGTCGCTGCAAGCTCCAGCAGCCCTGgctcagccccaccccccacccccgccccgcggACAACGCGGAGCACCCTGAGCTGACCACGGGGGTCCTGGGGTGGGTGAGGGTGTTGTTGGGTGGACCTTCTTCTTGCTGCCCGtgtggcagggaggaagggaaggcgAGGGCTTGGGCAGGTAAACTCCCTGGCCCTAGGACAGCCAGCCCTAAGACCAGAGGGTGCCCCTTGGGAAGGGGTGGGCTGTGCCCGCTGCTCCCTGTTCTCAGCCCCCCCGGTTGGGTTCACTGCTTTCATCCACTGCCCACCCACCTAGCCACCACCTCACCTGTCACCTTGCCCAGGGAGGTTGGCGATGCCAGTCCCACCCCTGCTCCCTCCATCCCAGACTGACCTATGAGGAGGGCccacggtgggggggggggggacactgGTGATAGAGGAGAAGCGCACAGGCCGGGGGGCAACTGTTGCTCTGCCCCTCCTCAGGACCCAGCTTCTCCCGCTGGTCTGGGTGGCAGGGCTGGCTTGAGGGCCACTTGCCACTGCAGAGGAGGCTTATAGCCATCCCCCCAGGCCTATATGGGCCCTCCACCCTACCCTGCACTGATCACATGACCCAATGTGTGTTTCCTCTCACCTGAGTTCCGGCAGCTGTTCTAGAAGCTCCAGCCTCTGGCTAAAGCCACTTGTGACCTTGACCCCTAGGAGAGCCACCAGAGAGGGGGATGCACGCCCTCCAGGCACTGGCTGCCCTGCCTGGAGGGATGGGCGAGCCCAGATACATCTCTCCCTAGGAGCTCAGAGCCACAGGGAATGTTCCGAAAAGGGGGGTGGAGTAAGTCAGGGTGTGTGGTCCAGGCCAAAGGGGTATCCTGGGCCAAGGAcgttggtgggagagctgggggtCTGGTGGGAGCCGTTCATAACAGCCCTTGGGGGCGCTGACTCCCCTGGGTTTGgacagggcagggcctggagagGGTGGGTGGTGGAAGGTCGGGAGGGCCAGGAAAAGTGGTGAGGCACCCTGAAGGGTTTCAAGCAGCCAGAAGAtgaaatctgggacttccctggtagtccggtggttaggactctgcgcttccactgcagggggcacgggttcatccCTGgttaggggaactaagatcccggatGCCCTGcagcgtagccaaaaaaaaatcaaacctttcTGGAGCCTCTGTGATTGGCCAGCCCTGGGGCACATACCTGAGAACAAGAATGATGTGACCCTGTGCCCTTGGGGGTCACAGTACAGCGATGTTGTTTCAATTACTCTACATTCAGTGATTTACTAAGCACAGCGTGttctctctgtgccaggcactttttaaaaaatatataaatttattttatttacttttggctgcgttgggtcttcattgctgcacacgggctttctcttgttgcggtgagtgggggcttctcatcgcagtggcttctcttgttgcggagcacggactctaggcgcgcgggcttcagtagttgtggctcgtgggctctacagcgcagactcagtagctgtggcgcaagggcttaattgctccacggcatgtgggatcttccttggatctcgccaccagagaagccccgggAACCAGGTTTTTCACCGTCACAGAAGGACTTTAGAAACATGTAAAGCGGCTGGAATAAACCTTGGTGTTGAATTCGAATTAGAGATATTGGTGTGCACTCATGCGTTTAAAGACATAAGATAATATGGGGACATATTGTAACATATTACAATGAGAGAAGCAAGAAATAATGAtactggccttccctggtggcgcagaggttaggaatccgcctgccaatacaggggacacgggttcgagccctggtccgggaagatcccacatgacacggagcaactaagcccgtgcgccacagctgctgagcctgcgctctagagccccgtgaggcacaactactgaagcctgcatgcctagagcccgtgcctagagcaacaagagaagccaccgcaatgagaagcctgcgcaccacaaagaagagtagtccccgctagccgcaactagagaaagcctgcgcgcagcaacgaagacccaagcagccaaaaataaataaataaatttgtttaaaaaaaaaaaaaacttaaaaaaaaaaagaaataatgatactGTGGTAGCAATGAGCCCACctggcacccagat
This window harbors:
- the RAB11B gene encoding ras-related protein Rab-11B, with protein sequence MGTRDDEYDYLFKVVLIGDSGVGKSNLLSRFTRNEFNLESKSTIGVEFATRSIQVDGKTIKAQIWDTAGQERYRAITSAYYRGAVGALLVYDIAKHLTYENVERWLKELRDHADSNIVIMLVGNKSDLRHLRAVPTDEARAFAEKNNLSFIETSALDSTNVEEAFKNILTEIYRIVSQKQIADRAAHDESPGNNVVDISVPPTTDGQKPNKLQCCQNL